Proteins encoded by one window of Chondromyces crocatus:
- a CDS encoding YqgE/AlgH family protein yields the protein MSKNTGSSDLAPGFLIASPPLGDPNFDRTVVLLAAHSESGALGFVVNRAAPVTFAELMSFAGYEGESTGATPVYIGGPVQPSSGWILCVDPELVPDEAVIAAGDRIRITSSRSAFDSLAAAAGAGGLSPDPRQRAVLLGYSGWGPGQLEREIASGAWLPVPLDESILFDVPIEQRWEAAYKLLGLSPVEVMSMRSIGEA from the coding sequence ATGAGCAAGAACACCGGATCGAGCGACCTCGCCCCAGGCTTTCTCATTGCCTCACCGCCGCTCGGTGACCCCAACTTCGATCGCACGGTCGTCCTCCTGGCGGCCCACAGCGAAAGCGGCGCACTCGGCTTCGTGGTGAACCGAGCCGCACCGGTCACCTTCGCCGAGCTCATGTCGTTCGCCGGCTACGAAGGCGAGTCCACCGGCGCGACCCCCGTCTACATCGGCGGCCCCGTCCAGCCGAGCTCGGGGTGGATCCTCTGCGTCGATCCCGAACTCGTCCCTGACGAGGCCGTCATCGCAGCAGGCGACCGGATCCGCATCACCTCCTCGCGCAGCGCCTTCGACTCCCTGGCGGCGGCTGCTGGCGCCGGAGGCCTGTCGCCTGATCCACGCCAGCGCGCCGTCCTCCTCGGCTACAGCGGCTGGGGCCCTGGCCAGCTCGAGCGCGAGATCGCCAGCGGTGCCTGGCTCCCCGTCCCCCTCGACGAGAGCATCCTCTTCGACGTCCCGATCGAGCAGCGCTGGGAAGCCGCCTACAAGCTGCTGGGCCTGAGCCCCGTCGAGGTCATGTCGATGCGCAGCATCGGCGAAGCCTGA
- a CDS encoding DEAD/DEAH box helicase — MTDSTGFAGAPLPFTIRFQGGTLRVEVPVDPARQEEASLTVEDAEGEGAASRAPADVPALPALCRWDARERVWRLPAVDYAELILRLRAEGVPFVDAARRYEALSLTPRARHDPFPYQREALAAWGRRRFRGVVVLPTGAGKTFVAALAIADRQRSTLVVVPTLDLLNQWYEALSTAFGVPVGIVGGGYHEVHDLTVTTYDSAHQHMDRLGDRFGLVIFDECHHLPSPSYALAARMCLAPFRLGLTATPERTDGKGYDELIGPLVFRKDITELSGEYLAAYEVIRLDVPLGQEERAAYDAARATYINFLRAHGIRMPEGWGQFLMLSSQSDTGRRAFESYRKQRMLALCAPGKLEVLARLLHAHRQDRTIVFTEDNATVYAISRRFLLPAITHQTKVKERSAILAGFNEGSFTAVVTSKVLNEGVNVPEANVAIVLSGSGSVREHVQRLGRILRRGEGKTAVLYELVAAGTSEERVSDKRRDHVAYQ; from the coding sequence ATGACGGACTCCACGGGCTTCGCGGGTGCGCCACTTCCCTTCACGATCCGCTTTCAAGGCGGGACCTTGCGCGTCGAGGTACCCGTCGATCCAGCGCGACAGGAGGAGGCGTCGCTCACGGTCGAGGATGCTGAGGGCGAAGGCGCGGCATCCCGTGCGCCAGCGGACGTTCCGGCACTTCCAGCGCTCTGTCGGTGGGATGCGCGCGAGCGGGTATGGCGGCTGCCCGCCGTCGACTACGCCGAGCTGATCCTGCGGTTGCGCGCCGAGGGGGTGCCGTTCGTCGATGCGGCGCGGCGTTACGAGGCGCTGTCGCTCACGCCACGGGCGCGGCACGATCCGTTTCCTTACCAGCGAGAAGCGCTCGCGGCGTGGGGGAGGCGGCGGTTCCGTGGGGTGGTGGTGCTGCCGACGGGCGCAGGGAAGACGTTCGTGGCGGCACTGGCGATCGCGGATCGGCAGCGCAGCACGCTGGTGGTGGTGCCGACGCTGGATCTGCTGAACCAGTGGTACGAGGCGCTGTCGACGGCGTTCGGGGTGCCGGTGGGGATCGTGGGGGGCGGCTACCACGAGGTGCACGATCTGACGGTGACGACCTACGATTCGGCGCACCAGCACATGGATCGGCTCGGGGATCGGTTCGGGCTGGTGATCTTCGACGAGTGCCATCACCTGCCGAGTCCTTCGTATGCGCTGGCGGCGCGGATGTGCCTGGCGCCGTTCCGGCTGGGGCTCACGGCGACGCCGGAGCGCACGGATGGGAAGGGGTACGATGAGCTGATCGGGCCGCTGGTGTTCCGCAAGGACATCACGGAGCTGAGCGGGGAGTACCTGGCGGCGTACGAGGTGATCCGGCTGGATGTGCCGCTGGGTCAGGAGGAGCGGGCGGCGTACGACGCGGCGCGGGCGACGTACATCAACTTCCTGCGGGCGCACGGGATCCGGATGCCGGAGGGGTGGGGGCAGTTCTTGATGCTCAGCTCGCAGTCGGACACGGGGCGGCGCGCGTTCGAGAGCTACCGGAAGCAGCGGATGCTGGCCTTGTGCGCACCGGGGAAGCTGGAGGTGCTGGCGCGGCTGCTGCACGCGCACCGGCAGGATCGGACGATCGTGTTCACGGAGGACAACGCGACGGTCTACGCGATCTCGCGGCGGTTCCTGCTGCCGGCGATCACCCACCAGACGAAGGTGAAGGAGCGGAGCGCGATCCTGGCGGGGTTCAACGAGGGGTCGTTCACGGCGGTGGTGACGTCGAAGGTGCTGAACGAGGGGGTGAACGTGCCGGAAGCGAACGTGGCGATCGTGCTGTCGGGAAGCGGGTCGGTGCGAGAGCACGTGCAGCGGCTGGGGCGCATTCTGCGCCGGGGCGAGGGGAAGACGGCGGTGCTCTACGAGCTGGTGGCGGCTGGGACGAGCGAGGAGCGGGTGAGCGACAAGCGGCGGGATCACGTTGCTTACCAGTGA
- a CDS encoding DUF790 family protein: MLTSDLVRVRRSKEGALTPQYLKGASAERLLPVAAAYVKILEAHVGRSRDEIEAALDAIPVPARDRVAALGLRKVLDDGCAFEVREGVDAEGIRREVFAAAAAAHRSLEVRGDFDRAAVLGEVAARMGTTVEVLEAGLYADLKGAELLQQFTATAPEVLRDRYNLSLAQSILLKATKVTVKVEGETAARMRRLFRAARFHGLLHVVKAEPGGGYTLTLDGPFSLFDQVQKYGLRLAMFLSAVLPCEKFEVHAEVLWGREREPATLKIGPEQGLTFHGREAPDTTPELSAFVEGFRRLGSRWSVAAGERIFALPGEEVVVPDLRFENGATGEEVYLEAFGFWSRAAVWRRIEQIQRGLPVRLILAVGKQLRVSEEALGEDESSEIYVYKQTLSPRAVLERLERKG; encoded by the coding sequence TTGCTTACCAGTGATCTGGTCCGGGTCCGGCGGAGCAAGGAAGGGGCGCTCACGCCGCAGTACCTGAAGGGGGCGTCCGCAGAGCGGTTGCTGCCGGTGGCGGCGGCGTACGTGAAGATCCTGGAGGCGCACGTGGGGCGGAGCCGGGACGAGATCGAGGCGGCACTCGATGCGATCCCGGTGCCGGCGCGGGACCGGGTGGCGGCGCTGGGGCTGCGGAAGGTGCTGGACGACGGGTGCGCGTTCGAGGTGCGCGAGGGGGTGGATGCGGAAGGGATCCGGCGGGAGGTGTTCGCGGCGGCAGCAGCGGCGCACCGGTCGCTGGAGGTGCGGGGGGACTTCGATCGGGCAGCGGTGCTGGGTGAGGTGGCCGCGCGGATGGGGACGACGGTCGAGGTGCTGGAGGCGGGGCTGTACGCGGATCTGAAGGGGGCGGAGCTGCTCCAGCAGTTCACGGCGACGGCGCCGGAGGTGCTGCGGGATCGGTACAACCTGTCCTTGGCGCAGTCGATCTTGCTGAAGGCGACGAAGGTGACGGTGAAGGTGGAGGGGGAGACGGCGGCGCGGATGCGGCGGCTCTTCCGGGCGGCGCGGTTCCACGGGCTGCTGCACGTGGTGAAGGCAGAGCCAGGGGGCGGGTACACGCTGACGCTGGATGGGCCCTTCAGTCTGTTCGATCAGGTGCAGAAGTACGGGCTCAGGCTGGCGATGTTCCTGTCGGCGGTGCTGCCGTGCGAGAAGTTCGAGGTGCACGCGGAGGTGCTGTGGGGGCGCGAGCGGGAGCCGGCGACGCTGAAGATCGGTCCGGAGCAGGGGCTCACGTTCCACGGGCGAGAGGCGCCGGACACGACGCCGGAGCTGTCGGCGTTCGTGGAGGGGTTCCGGCGGCTGGGGTCGCGCTGGTCGGTGGCGGCAGGGGAGCGGATCTTCGCGCTGCCAGGGGAAGAGGTGGTGGTGCCCGATCTGCGGTTCGAGAACGGGGCGACCGGGGAAGAGGTGTACCTGGAGGCGTTCGGGTTCTGGAGCCGGGCGGCGGTGTGGCGGCGGATCGAGCAGATCCAGCGGGGGCTGCCGGTGCGGTTGATCCTGGCGGTGGGGAAGCAGCTGCGGGTGAGCGAGGAGGCGCTCGGGGAGGACGAGAGCAGCGAGATCTACGTGTACAAGCAGACGCTGTCGCCGCGGGCGGTGCTGGAGCGGCTGGAGCGGAAGGGGTGA
- a CDS encoding tetratricopeptide repeat protein — MTKHDESPKGDAPSDTSSWADLTNRGNGKQETGDLPAAITDFSAAIALAPDELAPRYNRANAHGLAGDIEASIVDYTEALRIDPGFVPALIRRGLARQQSDDLEGAAADLNRAVSLDPESPDAHGTRGSLRALLGDYAGARQDCERALSLAPEDWKQRTDVTELLDHLTAAAAAEGEREDDGEATETDEGDEDDEPNGAAIATVEAVLKAAGWSHDRVPEETDEDEWASYATSIDQGPLGSALVRVSEPIRRFLLHIVYQPAAPEEHRAQVAELITRANDGLCDGNFEMSYRTGEVRYKVAIDWSGTLLDPMLIRNAILNAMDMAEAYGDALSAVLTGKLTALQAIEAAEADL; from the coding sequence ATGACGAAACACGATGAATCGCCGAAAGGAGACGCCCCGTCGGACACTTCGTCCTGGGCCGACCTCACCAACCGCGGCAACGGCAAGCAGGAGACCGGCGATCTCCCCGCCGCCATCACCGACTTCAGCGCTGCCATCGCCCTCGCTCCCGACGAACTCGCCCCGCGCTACAACCGCGCCAACGCGCACGGCCTCGCGGGCGACATCGAGGCCTCCATCGTCGACTACACCGAGGCCCTCCGCATCGATCCCGGCTTCGTCCCCGCCCTGATCCGCCGTGGCCTCGCTCGACAGCAGAGCGACGACCTCGAAGGCGCCGCCGCGGACCTGAACCGCGCCGTCTCCCTCGACCCCGAAAGCCCCGACGCCCACGGCACCCGCGGCTCCCTGCGCGCGCTCCTCGGCGACTACGCGGGCGCCCGGCAGGACTGCGAGCGTGCGCTCTCCCTCGCCCCCGAGGACTGGAAGCAGCGCACCGACGTGACCGAGCTGCTCGACCACCTCACGGCGGCTGCCGCTGCGGAGGGCGAACGCGAGGACGACGGCGAGGCCACCGAGACCGACGAGGGCGACGAAGACGACGAGCCCAACGGCGCTGCCATCGCCACGGTCGAAGCCGTCCTCAAAGCCGCGGGCTGGTCTCACGATCGCGTCCCCGAGGAAACCGACGAAGACGAGTGGGCGTCCTACGCCACCTCCATCGATCAGGGCCCTCTCGGCTCGGCCCTCGTGCGCGTCTCCGAGCCGATCCGCCGCTTCCTGCTGCACATCGTCTACCAGCCCGCGGCCCCCGAAGAGCACCGCGCCCAGGTCGCCGAGCTCATCACCCGCGCCAATGACGGCCTCTGCGACGGCAACTTCGAGATGAGCTACCGCACCGGCGAGGTCCGCTACAAAGTCGCCATCGACTGGAGCGGCACCCTCCTCGACCCGATGCTCATCCGCAACGCCATCCTCAACGCCATGGACATGGCCGAGGCCTACGGCGACGCCCTCTCCGCCGTCTTGACGGGCAAGCTCACCGCGCTCCAGGCCATCGAGGCTGCCGAGGCCGACCTCTGA
- the corA gene encoding magnesium/cobalt transporter CorA, with product MYRQGVPPPVKKKKKRPWHQRFTREPPPASPPGTLLLESTTKPRMFVIDYSPEVVVEKEIHDLDEAIEFLTDDRPSITWVDIRGIGHRETFERIGRIFKIHALALEDIVNVPQRPKADAYPDHHLVIARMAQSNGNGGICTEQIAILFGPGFVLTVQEESDRDVMEGVRERIRRGGGSIRTRGSDYLAYAVLDAVVDGFFPLLERLGERLEDLELEVPRSRRPMSRQIHDLKRDLLTLRRAIWPQRDLVNNLLRDESPLITKETRIFLRDTYDHSVQVMDMVETFRELSSGLMDLYLSTVSNRMNEIMKVLTIISTIFLPITAIAGIYGMNFRHESSPFNMPELDWYYGYPYSLMLMLGSVVGLLIYYRRKGWLGRDDLDEE from the coding sequence GTGTACAGGCAGGGCGTGCCCCCGCCGGTGAAGAAAAAGAAGAAGCGGCCCTGGCACCAGCGCTTTACCCGCGAGCCGCCGCCTGCCTCCCCGCCGGGCACCCTGCTCCTCGAGAGCACCACCAAGCCGCGGATGTTCGTCATCGATTACTCCCCCGAGGTGGTGGTCGAGAAAGAGATCCACGACCTCGACGAGGCCATCGAGTTCCTCACCGACGACCGGCCGTCCATCACCTGGGTGGACATCCGCGGCATCGGGCACCGCGAAACGTTCGAGCGCATCGGCCGGATTTTCAAGATCCACGCCCTCGCGCTGGAGGACATCGTCAACGTCCCTCAGCGCCCCAAGGCCGACGCCTACCCCGATCACCACCTGGTCATCGCCCGCATGGCCCAGTCCAACGGCAACGGCGGCATCTGCACCGAGCAGATCGCCATCCTCTTCGGCCCTGGCTTCGTCCTCACCGTCCAGGAGGAGTCGGATCGTGACGTCATGGAGGGCGTCCGCGAGCGCATCCGCCGAGGCGGTGGCTCCATCCGCACCCGCGGCTCGGACTACCTCGCGTATGCCGTCCTCGACGCCGTGGTCGACGGCTTCTTCCCGCTTCTCGAGCGCCTCGGCGAGCGCCTCGAAGATCTGGAGCTGGAGGTCCCGCGTTCCCGCCGCCCCATGTCCCGACAGATCCACGATCTCAAGCGCGACCTGCTCACCTTGCGCCGCGCCATCTGGCCCCAGCGCGACCTGGTGAACAACCTGCTCCGCGACGAGAGCCCCTTGATCACCAAGGAGACCCGCATCTTCCTGCGCGACACCTACGATCACTCCGTGCAGGTCATGGACATGGTCGAGACCTTCCGCGAGCTCAGCTCCGGCCTCATGGACCTCTATCTCTCCACCGTCTCCAACCGGATGAACGAGATCATGAAGGTCCTCACCATCATCTCGACCATCTTCCTCCCCATCACCGCCATCGCCGGCATCTACGGGATGAACTTCCGCCACGAGAGTTCCCCCTTCAACATGCCCGAGCTCGACTGGTATTACGGCTACCCCTACTCGCTCATGCTCATGCTCGGCAGCGTGGTGGGGCTGCTCATCTATTACAGGCGCAAGGGATGGCTGGGTCGGGACGATCTCGACGAGGAGTGA
- the msrB gene encoding peptide-methionine (R)-S-oxide reductase MsrB, translating into MNKTPEKQDSQDDAWRERLTEEQFQVTRCGGTERAFTGKYWDHKADGVYLCVCCRAPLFDSRSKFDSGSGWPSFWEPAGRPAVTEHEDLAYGMRRVEVRCSKCEAHLGHVFPDGPLPTGQRYCINSASLDFEGR; encoded by the coding sequence ATGAACAAGACCCCAGAGAAACAAGACAGCCAGGATGACGCCTGGCGAGAGCGCCTGACCGAAGAGCAGTTCCAGGTGACCCGATGTGGCGGCACCGAGCGGGCCTTCACCGGGAAGTACTGGGATCACAAGGCGGACGGCGTGTACCTCTGCGTCTGCTGCCGAGCCCCACTCTTCGACTCCCGCTCCAAGTTCGATTCGGGCTCCGGCTGGCCGAGCTTCTGGGAGCCAGCGGGACGCCCTGCGGTGACCGAGCATGAAGACCTCGCCTACGGCATGCGCCGCGTCGAGGTCCGGTGCAGCAAGTGCGAAGCCCACCTCGGCCACGTCTTCCCCGACGGCCCCCTCCCGACGGGGCAGCGCTACTGCATCAACTCGGCCTCCCTCGACTTCGAAGGCCGCTGA
- a CDS encoding ABC transporter permease, translated as MRYLRLLATQLRVSMALGMQYRWEFFIGGLITLVWIVIGLVPLYVALGDRPPIEGWTFERALVVVGWFTLLKGVLDGAVNPSLLRVVEQIRQGTLDFTLLKPADAQFLVSTAKFEPWKVIDVGAAMVIFAFAFSRLGRTPAAADVALSLGLLAAATLVLYSVWILVISAAFWVVRLDNLAYLFNSIFDFARWPVTMFSGVWRIIFTVIIPLALMTTYPALALLGALSVQTAAFIAAGAIVFAMIARAVWRRAIAHYTSASS; from the coding sequence ATGCGTTACCTCCGCCTCCTCGCCACCCAGCTCCGCGTCTCGATGGCGCTCGGCATGCAGTACCGCTGGGAGTTCTTCATCGGCGGCCTGATCACCCTCGTCTGGATCGTCATCGGCCTCGTCCCCCTCTACGTCGCCCTCGGAGACCGACCGCCCATCGAAGGCTGGACCTTCGAGCGCGCCCTCGTCGTCGTCGGCTGGTTCACCCTGCTCAAGGGCGTGCTCGACGGCGCGGTCAACCCCTCGCTCCTCCGCGTCGTCGAGCAGATCCGCCAGGGCACCCTCGACTTCACCCTCCTCAAGCCAGCCGACGCCCAGTTCCTCGTCTCCACGGCCAAGTTCGAACCCTGGAAGGTCATCGACGTCGGCGCAGCGATGGTCATCTTCGCCTTCGCCTTCTCGCGCCTCGGGCGAACCCCGGCGGCTGCGGACGTGGCGCTCTCTCTCGGCCTGCTCGCCGCTGCCACCCTCGTCCTCTACTCCGTCTGGATCCTGGTGATCTCCGCCGCCTTCTGGGTCGTCCGCCTCGACAACCTCGCCTACCTCTTCAACTCCATCTTCGACTTCGCCCGCTGGCCCGTGACCATGTTCAGCGGCGTCTGGCGCATCATCTTCACCGTGATCATCCCCCTGGCCCTGATGACCACCTACCCCGCCCTGGCCCTGCTCGGCGCCCTCTCCGTGCAGACGGCGGCCTTCATCGCCGCGGGAGCCATCGTCTTCGCCATGATCGCGCGGGCCGTCTGGCGCCGCGCCATCGCCCACTACACCTCCGCCTCGAGCTGA
- a CDS encoding ABC transporter permease produces MRLRALTRILRAYPTLLRVGFAGAMAYRAEMLVWMLTTTMPLVSLALWTAVSSHAPVGGFGPGEFTAYFLATLIVRQLTSSWLVWEMNAEIKSGALSQRLLKPIHPLFLFSADNLSAIPLRSLLCLPIAIALLVASGDRIPTDPAHLALVALSLVGAWLLNFLITALIGALAFVMESSTTVFEVYLAAFMVLAGYLVPLDLFPPSLRALCDVLPFRYTLALPVELLTGLLDPARITSQLVTQWAYVAAFLLAALLAWRAGMRRFAAFGG; encoded by the coding sequence TTGAGGCTTCGTGCCCTCACCCGGATCCTCCGCGCTTACCCGACCCTCCTCCGCGTCGGCTTCGCGGGCGCGATGGCCTACCGCGCCGAGATGCTGGTCTGGATGCTCACGACCACCATGCCGCTCGTCAGCCTCGCCCTGTGGACGGCGGTCTCTTCCCACGCCCCCGTGGGCGGCTTCGGCCCTGGCGAGTTCACGGCGTACTTCCTCGCCACCCTCATCGTCCGACAGCTCACCAGCTCGTGGCTGGTCTGGGAGATGAACGCCGAGATCAAGAGCGGCGCCCTCTCCCAGCGCTTGCTCAAGCCCATCCACCCCCTCTTCCTGTTCAGCGCGGACAACCTCTCCGCCATCCCCCTGCGATCGCTCCTCTGTCTCCCCATCGCCATCGCCCTGCTCGTCGCCTCGGGTGACCGCATCCCCACCGACCCTGCCCACCTCGCCCTCGTCGCCCTCTCGCTCGTCGGCGCGTGGCTGCTCAACTTCCTCATCACTGCCCTGATCGGCGCGCTCGCCTTCGTGATGGAGAGCTCCACCACCGTCTTCGAGGTCTACCTCGCCGCCTTCATGGTCCTCGCTGGCTACCTCGTCCCCCTCGACCTCTTCCCCCCCAGCCTGCGCGCCCTCTGCGACGTGCTCCCCTTCCGTTACACCCTCGCCCTCCCGGTCGAGCTCCTCACCGGCCTCCTCGACCCTGCGCGCATCACCAGCCAGCTCGTCACCCAGTGGGCGTACGTCGCCGCCTTCCTGCTCGCGGCCCTCCTCGCCTGGCGCGCCGGCATGCGCCGCTTCGCCGCGTTCGGAGGCTGA
- a CDS encoding ABC transporter ATP-binding protein produces MAPAQSVDVKDLSKVYKVHEREAGLSASIRSLFRRKYRSVRAVQNLSFSIAPGERVGFLGPNGAGKTTTLKVLSGLLHPTEGHVRVAGFVPQQREVDFLKRITLVMGQKQQLLWDLPPVETFALNRAIYDIPDRQFKETLDELTTLLDIGGIATKPTRQLSLGERMKCELAAALLHRPEILFLDEPTIGLDVAMQLTVRDFIRRYNERHGATVILTSHYMDDVAALCPRVIVIDQGQLRYDGSLTELARSVRPHKQIALRTSAPLERAALERVGTLVELDAARAVLHVPQEALRDAVAHLLGRPEVTDLTVEDPPLEEVMREFFTQVPAQTQGTS; encoded by the coding sequence ATGGCGCCCGCGCAATCCGTCGACGTCAAGGATCTCTCGAAGGTCTACAAAGTTCACGAGCGGGAAGCTGGCCTTTCCGCCTCGATCCGCTCGCTCTTCCGCCGCAAGTACCGCTCGGTCCGTGCGGTCCAGAACCTCTCCTTCTCCATCGCTCCGGGCGAGCGGGTCGGCTTCCTCGGCCCCAACGGTGCTGGCAAGACCACCACCCTCAAGGTGCTCTCCGGCCTCCTTCATCCCACCGAAGGCCACGTCCGCGTCGCCGGGTTCGTTCCTCAGCAGCGCGAGGTCGACTTCCTCAAGCGCATCACGCTGGTCATGGGGCAGAAGCAGCAGCTCCTCTGGGATCTCCCTCCCGTCGAGACCTTCGCCCTGAACCGCGCCATCTACGACATCCCCGACCGGCAGTTCAAGGAGACCCTCGACGAACTCACCACCCTCCTCGACATCGGCGGCATCGCCACCAAGCCCACCCGCCAGCTCTCGCTCGGCGAGCGGATGAAGTGCGAACTCGCTGCCGCCCTCTTGCATCGACCCGAGATCCTCTTCCTCGACGAGCCCACCATCGGCCTCGACGTCGCCATGCAGCTCACGGTGCGCGACTTCATCCGCCGCTACAACGAGCGCCACGGCGCGACCGTCATCTTGACCTCCCACTACATGGATGACGTCGCCGCCCTCTGCCCGCGCGTCATCGTCATCGACCAGGGCCAGCTTCGTTACGACGGCAGCTTGACCGAGCTCGCCCGCAGCGTGCGCCCCCACAAGCAGATCGCCCTGCGCACCAGCGCCCCCCTCGAACGCGCCGCGCTGGAGCGCGTGGGCACCCTCGTCGAGCTGGACGCCGCCAGGGCCGTCCTCCACGTCCCCCAGGAAGCGCTGCGTGACGCCGTCGCCCACCTCCTCGGACGACCCGAGGTCACCGACCTGACCGTCGAAGATCCCCCCCTCGAAGAGGTGATGCGCGAGTTCTTCACCCAGGTCCCGGCGCAGACCCAGGGGACCTCTTGA